One region of Turicibacter bilis genomic DNA includes:
- a CDS encoding histidinol-phosphatase, with the protein MLLTNYHTHHDRCKHAKGDVEAYVKEAVKHNYAEIGMSCHTPHQNFPQMGTRRMDYSELATYFKDIEQAQKKYPQIKVLKALECEYFPHLHDYMTELKQQTDYLILAQHYIEIDGKFKDAFHFTKPEQLNVYASCIEEALATKLFAILAHPDVFMTLYPRWDEACEAATRQIAQAALDNDVILEVNANGLRRGKQTYQDGVRYPYPSEKFWSIIANEFPTVKVIVNSDCHNPAYLNDEYMQMARDMAKRLNLNVIERL; encoded by the coding sequence ATGTTATTAACGAATTATCATACGCATCATGATCGTTGTAAACATGCCAAAGGTGATGTTGAGGCTTATGTTAAAGAAGCAGTTAAGCATAATTACGCTGAAATTGGAATGAGTTGTCACACGCCACATCAAAATTTCCCTCAGATGGGAACACGTCGTATGGATTACTCTGAGTTAGCAACATATTTTAAAGATATTGAACAAGCTCAGAAAAAATATCCACAAATTAAAGTTTTAAAAGCCTTAGAGTGTGAATATTTTCCACACCTTCATGATTATATGACGGAATTAAAACAACAAACCGATTATTTAATTTTAGCGCAACACTATATTGAAATTGATGGTAAATTCAAAGATGCCTTCCATTTCACAAAACCTGAACAATTAAACGTGTATGCATCGTGTATTGAAGAGGCACTGGCAACAAAGTTATTTGCAATTTTAGCACATCCTGACGTTTTTATGACTCTTTATCCACGTTGGGATGAGGCTTGTGAAGCAGCCACACGCCAAATTGCACAAGCGGCATTAGATAATGATGTCATTTTAGAAGTGAACGCTAATGGATTAAGGCGTGGGAAGCAAACGTATCAAGATGGGGTTCGTTATCCGTATCCATCTGAAAAATTCTGGTCAATTATTGCGAATGAATTCCCAACCGTAAAAGTGATTGTTAATTCAGATTGTCATAATCCGGCTTATCTAAATGATGAGTATATGCAAATGGCCCGTGACATGGCGAAACGCTTAAATTTAAATGTCATTGAACGTCTATAG
- the lepA gene encoding translation elongation factor 4 — MSAINSEQIKERQKRIRNFSIIAHIDHGKTTLSDRILERTNALEKREMKNQLLDSMELERERGITIKLNAVQLTYKAKDGNEYILHLIDTPGHVDFTYEVSRSLAACEGAVLVVDAAQGIEAQTLANVYLALDNDLEILPLVNKIDLPSADPDRVKQEVEDIIGLPADDAVLASAKAGIGIEEILEQVVEKVPAPTGDPDAPLQALIFDSVYDQYRGIIASIRVVNGTMKKGQIIRMMATGAEYEVVEVGVHTPHEKVVDYLSVGDVGFVTASIKDVKTVRVGDTITSVDNPAEEPLPGYRKLNPMVFCGLYPIDAARYNDLRDALEKLVLNDSSLQFEPETSQALGFGFRTGFLGLLHMDVIQERIEREFNIDLIATAPSVIYHVYLTDGTQLIVDNPSQMPEPQTIKSIEEPYVKASIMTPNDYVGAIMELCQKKRGVFIDMQYLDETRVHVNYEIPLGEIVYDFFDQLKSSTKGYASFDYELIGYKPSKLVKMDILLNGEIVDALSLIVHKDFAYSRGKVITEKLKEIIPRQQFEVPIQAAIGGKIIARSTIKALRKNVLAKCYGGDISRKRKLLEKQKEGKKRMKSVGSVEVPQEAFMAVLSMDED, encoded by the coding sequence GTGAGTGCGATTAATAGCGAACAAATCAAAGAGCGACAAAAACGAATTCGCAACTTTTCAATTATAGCCCACATCGATCATGGGAAAACAACACTTTCGGATCGTATCTTAGAGCGAACGAATGCGTTGGAAAAACGTGAGATGAAAAATCAGCTGTTAGACTCAATGGAACTTGAGCGTGAGCGCGGAATTACGATTAAGTTAAATGCCGTGCAGTTGACATATAAAGCTAAAGATGGAAATGAGTATATTTTACATTTAATTGATACCCCAGGACACGTCGATTTTACGTATGAGGTATCACGTTCACTAGCTGCTTGTGAAGGAGCCGTATTAGTGGTCGATGCGGCACAGGGAATTGAAGCCCAAACCTTAGCGAATGTTTATTTAGCCTTAGATAATGATTTAGAAATTTTACCTTTAGTCAATAAAATTGATTTACCAAGTGCCGATCCAGATCGTGTGAAGCAAGAAGTAGAAGATATCATCGGATTACCAGCTGATGATGCTGTGTTAGCTTCTGCTAAAGCGGGAATCGGAATTGAAGAAATTTTAGAACAAGTTGTTGAAAAAGTCCCAGCACCAACAGGAGATCCTGATGCACCACTTCAGGCCTTAATTTTCGACTCAGTTTATGATCAATATCGTGGAATTATTGCTTCAATCCGTGTGGTAAATGGAACGATGAAAAAAGGTCAAATCATTCGTATGATGGCAACAGGTGCTGAATACGAAGTCGTTGAAGTTGGAGTTCACACACCACATGAAAAAGTAGTCGACTATTTAAGTGTTGGTGATGTAGGATTCGTGACAGCGTCAATTAAAGATGTGAAGACGGTTCGCGTGGGGGATACGATTACATCAGTAGATAATCCAGCGGAAGAACCATTACCAGGGTACCGTAAATTAAACCCAATGGTTTTCTGTGGATTATATCCGATTGATGCTGCTCGTTATAACGATTTACGTGATGCATTAGAAAAATTAGTTTTAAATGACTCATCATTACAATTCGAGCCTGAAACATCACAAGCCTTAGGATTCGGATTCCGTACTGGATTCTTAGGATTATTACACATGGATGTGATTCAAGAACGTATTGAACGTGAGTTTAACATTGACTTAATCGCAACAGCACCGTCGGTAATCTATCATGTTTACTTAACAGACGGAACGCAGTTAATTGTCGATAACCCATCACAAATGCCTGAACCACAGACCATCAAATCAATTGAAGAACCTTATGTTAAGGCATCAATCATGACACCAAATGATTATGTTGGAGCTATCATGGAATTATGTCAGAAAAAACGTGGTGTCTTCATCGATATGCAATATTTAGATGAAACACGTGTTCATGTTAACTATGAAATTCCACTTGGAGAAATCGTTTATGACTTCTTTGACCAATTAAAATCATCAACAAAAGGATATGCATCATTTGATTATGAGTTAATTGGATACAAGCCATCAAAACTTGTGAAGATGGATATCTTATTAAATGGTGAAATTGTCGATGCGTTAAGTTTAATTGTTCATAAAGATTTTGCCTATTCACGTGGTAAAGTGATCACTGAAAAGTTAAAAGAAATTATCCCAAGACAACAGTTCGAGGTTCCAATTCAAGCTGCGATTGGTGGGAAAATCATCGCCCGTTCAACGATTAAGGCCTTACGTAAAAACGTCTTAGCTAAATGTTACGGAGGAGACATTTCACGTAAACGTAAATTACTTGAAAAACAAAAAGAAGGTAAGAAACGTATGAAGTCTGTTGGATCAGTTGAGGTTCCACAAGAGGCATTCATGGCTGTATTATCAATGGACGAAGATTAA